The proteins below are encoded in one region of Actinomycetota bacterium:
- a CDS encoding glycosyltransferase family 4 protein, translating to MRVALVCAYDLDAPGGVQVHVGELADQLRTRGHEVAVLGPGRGGLGKPIRVSYRGTVAPIAPWPAGVELARRTFEGFAPDVVHVHEPFTPSASMWATMAATVPVVATFHAWLDRSRIYEVAGPLLRRVGRRLAATIAVSDAAADFVRRAMPDLEPVVIPNGVAVARFADATPRVWPFGARIVWAHRLDRQKGFPVLVEAFTLLAEDRSDLLLTVVGDGADRAAVERLSPSTRSRVAMLGRLDHGDVPSVLAEARVAVAAATGQESFGYSVVEAMAAGVPVVATDIEGYRQVATDDLDALLVAPGDAGALASAIGRVIDDEDLARRLAAAGRERAATFDWGVVVDRIEDVYRSALDGPSLR from the coding sequence ATGCGCGTGGCACTCGTGTGCGCTTACGACCTCGACGCGCCCGGCGGCGTGCAGGTACACGTCGGCGAGTTGGCCGACCAGCTGCGGACACGAGGACACGAGGTGGCGGTCCTCGGACCCGGGCGGGGAGGCCTGGGGAAGCCGATCCGCGTGTCGTATCGAGGCACGGTGGCGCCGATCGCCCCGTGGCCCGCGGGCGTGGAGCTGGCCCGCCGGACCTTCGAGGGGTTCGCTCCCGACGTGGTGCACGTGCACGAGCCCTTCACGCCGAGCGCCTCGATGTGGGCGACGATGGCCGCGACCGTGCCGGTCGTGGCGACGTTCCACGCGTGGCTCGATCGCTCTCGCATCTACGAGGTGGCCGGACCGCTGCTCCGGCGTGTGGGGCGCCGGCTGGCCGCGACGATCGCCGTCTCGGACGCTGCCGCGGACTTCGTCCGTCGAGCGATGCCTGATCTCGAACCGGTGGTGATCCCGAACGGGGTGGCGGTGGCGCGATTCGCGGACGCGACACCGCGTGTGTGGCCGTTCGGAGCCCGCATCGTGTGGGCGCATCGGCTCGACCGCCAGAAGGGGTTCCCGGTGTTGGTCGAGGCGTTCACCCTGCTCGCCGAGGACCGGTCCGACCTGCTCCTGACCGTCGTCGGCGACGGGGCGGACCGCGCAGCGGTGGAGCGCTTGTCGCCGTCGACGCGGTCCCGGGTAGCGATGCTCGGCCGGCTCGACCATGGCGACGTGCCCTCGGTCCTCGCCGAGGCCCGGGTGGCTGTCGCCGCAGCCACCGGTCAGGAGAGCTTCGGCTACTCCGTCGTGGAGGCCATGGCCGCCGGGGTCCCGGTCGTCGCCACCGACATCGAGGGCTATCGACAGGTCGCGACCGATGACCTCGACGCACTGCTCGTGGCGCCAGGCGACGCCGGTGCCCTCGCATCGGCCATCGGCCGGGTCATCGACGACGAGGACCTCGCGCGGCGGCTCGCGGCGGCGGGTCGCGAGAGGGCGGCCACCTTCGACTGGGGCGTCGTGGTCGATCGCATCGAGGACGTCTATCGGTCGGCCCTCGACGGACCGTCGCTACGATAG
- a CDS encoding LemA family protein, whose protein sequence is MSPVIWVVLGLGVVALLALVWLYNRLVRLRTRADDGWATIDVQLRRRYDLIPNLVETVQGYATHERELFERVTEARTRAIAAAGVPDQVTAENAVTAGLGRLMAVVEAYPELKADQHFLALQEELVGTESKIAYARQFYNDQVRRLNTAIDTFPSNLVANAFGFRERAFFDIDDPVSEPVHVDLGRDE, encoded by the coding sequence ATGTCACCGGTCATCTGGGTCGTGCTCGGGCTCGGCGTCGTCGCCCTGCTGGCGCTCGTCTGGCTCTACAACCGACTGGTGCGCCTGCGCACCCGCGCCGACGATGGATGGGCGACGATCGACGTGCAGCTGCGACGCCGGTACGACCTGATCCCGAACCTGGTCGAGACGGTGCAAGGGTACGCGACCCATGAGCGCGAGCTCTTCGAGCGCGTCACCGAGGCGAGGACCCGGGCGATCGCGGCCGCCGGCGTGCCCGATCAGGTCACCGCTGAGAACGCCGTGACCGCCGGCCTCGGGCGGCTGATGGCGGTCGTCGAGGCGTACCCGGAGCTCAAGGCCGATCAGCACTTCCTCGCCCTGCAGGAGGAGCTCGTCGGCACCGAGTCGAAGATCGCCTACGCGCGTCAGTTCTACAACGACCAGGTCCGGCGCCTCAACACCGCGATCGACACGTTCCCGTCGAACCTCGTCGCGAACGCGTTCGGCTTCCGGGAGCGGGCGTTCTTCGACATCGACGACCCCGTGAGCGAGCCCGTGCACGTCGACCTCGGGCGGGACGAGTAG
- a CDS encoding M48 family metalloprotease, with product MHEQIAANKRKSVLLVVGAFVFFGLVGMALGYVFGTGVTGLVVALVIATVLSVSSYLYGDRLVLASSRAREVTAQDEPRLHNLVEGLAIAAGIPKPRIYVVPEQAPNAFATGRDPEHASIAVTQGLLATMNRVELEGVIGHELAHVLDRDMLLGTIVATLVGAVVLMSEFLMRSWLWGGIGGRRGNDSNGGPATLILFGIGFALMVIAPLAGEIIKRAVSRNREFLADAQGAMLTRYPPGLAAALRKIAASPTAMHSANNATAHLWLSQPSRIEGEKLGPLERIFATHPPIAERIQRLEEM from the coding sequence ATGCACGAGCAGATCGCGGCGAACAAACGGAAGTCGGTGCTGCTCGTGGTCGGCGCGTTCGTCTTCTTCGGCCTCGTCGGCATGGCGCTGGGCTATGTCTTCGGCACCGGCGTGACCGGCCTCGTGGTCGCGCTGGTGATCGCGACCGTGCTCTCGGTCAGCTCCTACCTCTACGGCGACCGGTTGGTGCTCGCGTCGTCACGGGCGCGGGAGGTGACCGCGCAGGACGAGCCGCGCCTGCACAACCTCGTCGAGGGGCTCGCGATCGCAGCGGGCATCCCGAAGCCGCGGATCTACGTGGTGCCCGAGCAGGCCCCCAACGCGTTCGCGACCGGGCGCGACCCTGAGCACGCCTCGATCGCGGTCACCCAGGGCCTGCTCGCCACGATGAACCGCGTGGAGCTCGAGGGCGTGATCGGCCATGAGCTCGCCCACGTGCTCGACCGAGACATGCTGCTCGGCACGATCGTCGCCACGCTCGTGGGCGCGGTCGTGCTGATGTCGGAGTTCCTGATGCGCTCGTGGTTGTGGGGCGGCATCGGCGGGCGTCGTGGCAACGACAGCAACGGAGGTCCGGCCACGCTGATCCTCTTCGGCATCGGGTTCGCGCTGATGGTGATCGCGCCGCTCGCGGGGGAGATCATCAAGCGCGCCGTGTCGCGCAATCGGGAATTCCTGGCCGACGCGCAGGGCGCGATGCTGACCCGCTATCCCCCGGGACTGGCGGCGGCCTTGCGCAAGATCGCCGCGTCCCCGACGGCGATGCACTCGGCGAACAACGCCACCGCGCATCTGTGGCTCTCCCAGCCCTCCCGCATCGAAGGTGAGAAGCTCGGGCCGTTGGAGCGGATCTTCGCGACGCACCCTCCGATCGCCGAGCGGATCCAGCGTCTGGAGGAGATGTGA
- a CDS encoding DUF3048 domain-containing protein codes for MALTSRGKALVAGGAVVAVLGGGMAALALSGNAPAPIQKALSDIGVAPEPIEPCPLTGEMLPGDKQPPNRPVLAVKVENTPDAQPLAGLQGADIVYEEVVEGGITRFVVLFNCDEANRVGPVRSIRTTDPEILAPFSEHPLLAFSGGSKGVRAVVEDAGMTAMDEDSAAKAFTRDDARIVPHNLFTSTKPLWAKGKSLAKGEPAPASPFVYTDDVPTPSKKARRATVVFSGLATAEWRWSKGQWVRYLDGSPMTLESGDPITADNVVIQVVKTTESEFHDVAGYPSPEVHTVGKGKAWVLRDGKLVVGKWERSDEGEFTTFLTKSGEEITLKPGTTFVELAPVGMFDAEISFG; via the coding sequence GTGGCTCTCACCTCACGCGGCAAGGCACTCGTCGCCGGCGGCGCGGTCGTCGCCGTGCTCGGCGGCGGCATGGCGGCGCTGGCGCTGTCAGGGAATGCCCCTGCGCCGATCCAGAAGGCGCTGAGCGACATCGGTGTCGCTCCCGAGCCGATCGAGCCCTGCCCGCTCACCGGCGAGATGCTTCCCGGCGACAAGCAACCGCCGAACCGTCCGGTGCTCGCGGTGAAGGTCGAGAACACCCCCGACGCACAGCCGCTCGCCGGCTTGCAGGGCGCCGACATCGTCTACGAGGAGGTCGTCGAGGGGGGCATCACGCGCTTCGTCGTGCTGTTCAACTGCGACGAGGCCAACCGGGTCGGTCCGGTACGCAGCATCCGCACGACCGATCCCGAGATCCTCGCGCCGTTCAGCGAACACCCGCTGCTCGCGTTCAGCGGCGGGTCGAAGGGCGTCCGCGCGGTCGTCGAGGACGCCGGCATGACGGCGATGGACGAGGACAGCGCCGCCAAGGCGTTCACCCGTGACGACGCGCGCATCGTGCCGCACAACCTGTTCACGTCGACGAAGCCGCTGTGGGCCAAGGGGAAGTCGCTCGCGAAGGGTGAGCCGGCCCCCGCCTCGCCGTTCGTCTACACCGACGACGTGCCCACGCCGAGCAAGAAGGCGCGGCGCGCAACCGTCGTGTTCTCCGGTCTCGCGACCGCCGAGTGGCGCTGGTCCAAGGGACAGTGGGTCCGCTACCTCGACGGGTCGCCCATGACGCTCGAGAGCGGCGATCCGATCACCGCCGACAACGTGGTGATCCAGGTCGTGAAGACGACCGAGAGCGAGTTCCACGACGTCGCCGGCTACCCGTCGCCCGAGGTGCACACGGTCGGCAAGGGGAAGGCGTGGGTCCTGCGCGACGGCAAGCTGGTCGTCGGGAAGTGGGAGCGTTCCGACGAGGGCGAGTTCACCACGTTCCTCACAAAGTCGGGCGAGGAGATCACGCTCAAGCCGGGCACTACGTTCGTCGAGCTCGCCCCCGTCGGCATGTTCGACGCTGAGATCTCCTTCGGCTGA
- the pdxS gene encoding pyridoxal 5'-phosphate synthase lyase subunit PdxS encodes MQRETGTFTVKSGLAEMLKGGVIMDVTTAEQAKIAEDAGACAVMALERVPADIRRDGGVARMADATKVEEIQQAVTIPVMAKARIGHFVEAQILQSLGVDYIDESEVLTPADEEFHIDKWAFTVPFVCGARNLGEALRRIAEGAAMIRTKGEAGTGNVVEAVRHERAILREIAEVTTLRPEQYVTKAKELGAPVELVRTVAEQGRLPVVNFSAGGIATPADAALMMQLGVDGVFVGSGIFKSEEPATMARAIVEATTNFENADVLAKLSHGLGDPMAGLEIGSLETRMQERGW; translated from the coding sequence GTGCAGCGCGAGACCGGCACCTTCACCGTGAAGTCCGGCCTGGCCGAGATGCTCAAGGGCGGCGTGATCATGGACGTCACGACCGCCGAGCAGGCGAAGATCGCCGAGGACGCCGGTGCGTGCGCCGTGATGGCCCTGGAGCGTGTGCCGGCCGATATCCGTCGCGACGGCGGCGTCGCGCGGATGGCCGATGCCACCAAGGTCGAGGAGATCCAGCAGGCCGTCACGATCCCCGTCATGGCGAAGGCGCGCATCGGACACTTCGTCGAGGCCCAGATCCTGCAGTCGCTCGGTGTCGACTACATCGACGAGTCCGAGGTGCTCACCCCGGCCGACGAGGAATTCCACATCGACAAGTGGGCGTTCACGGTTCCCTTCGTCTGTGGTGCGAGGAACCTCGGAGAGGCCTTGCGCCGCATCGCCGAGGGCGCCGCGATGATCCGTACCAAGGGGGAGGCGGGCACGGGCAACGTCGTGGAAGCCGTGCGGCACGAGCGCGCGATCCTGCGCGAGATCGCCGAGGTCACGACGCTGCGCCCGGAGCAGTACGTGACGAAGGCGAAGGAGCTCGGGGCGCCCGTCGAGCTCGTGCGCACGGTGGCCGAGCAGGGCCGCTTGCCGGTCGTGAACTTCTCAGCCGGGGGCATCGCGACCCCCGCCGACGCGGCGCTGATGATGCAGCTCGGCGTCGACGGTGTCTTCGTGGGATCCGGCATCTTCAAGAGCGAGGAGCCGGCCACGATGGCCAGGGCGATCGTCGAGGCGACGACGAACTTCGAGAACGCCGACGTGCTCGCGAAGCTCTCGCACGGGCTCGGCGACCCGATGGCCGGGCTCGAGATCGGATCGCTCGAGACACGCATGCAAGAGCGCGGCTGGTAG
- the pdxT gene encoding pyridoxal 5'-phosphate synthase glutaminase subunit PdxT, with translation MSDVKAGVLALQGDFREHGRMLAAAGATPVEVRDADELAGVDCLVIPGGESTTIGKLARAYDLVEPVRARVAAGMPVFGTCAGMIVLAERVLRGAPLFAVMDIGVERNAYGRQVESFEADVVVAGIEHPVRGVFIRAPRITDVGTGVRVLAEYEGAPVVLEQGNLLVSSFHPELIGETRLHRYLLEKL, from the coding sequence GTGTCCGACGTGAAGGCCGGCGTCCTCGCGCTGCAGGGAGACTTCCGGGAGCACGGCCGCATGCTCGCCGCCGCCGGGGCCACGCCGGTCGAGGTACGCGATGCCGACGAGCTCGCGGGCGTCGACTGCCTCGTGATCCCGGGGGGCGAGTCGACCACGATCGGCAAGCTCGCCAGGGCCTACGATCTCGTCGAGCCCGTACGGGCGCGAGTCGCCGCCGGGATGCCGGTGTTCGGAACATGCGCCGGCATGATCGTGCTCGCCGAGCGGGTGCTGCGTGGCGCCCCGTTGTTCGCCGTGATGGACATCGGCGTCGAGCGCAACGCCTACGGGCGCCAGGTCGAGTCGTTCGAGGCCGACGTGGTGGTCGCGGGCATCGAGCATCCCGTACGAGGCGTGTTCATCCGTGCGCCGCGCATCACTGACGTGGGCACGGGCGTTCGGGTGCTCGCCGAGTACGAGGGGGCACCGGTCGTGCTCGAACAGGGCAACCTGCTCGTATCATCGTTCCATCCGGAGCTGATCGGCGAGACGCGACTCCACCGCTACCTGCTCGAGAAGCTCTGA
- a CDS encoding YebC/PmpR family DNA-binding transcriptional regulator produces the protein MSGHSKWATIKRKKAANDAKRSNQYAKLLRAVEVAAREGGSGDVAANMTLASAVEKAKSFSVPTENIERAIKRGTGADDSGARYDEISYEGYAAGGIALYVEALTDNRNRTAQEVRHAFTRHGGNLGETGSTAWMFTRRGVVVVEKDRAPDEERLLELALEGGAEDLRDSESSWDIISDPVAFKDVRDSLEAAGVEVFSAEISMVPQSTIPVDGGEAKQVLNLIEALEELDDVQNVYANFDIPEEVMASL, from the coding sequence ATGTCCGGCCATTCGAAGTGGGCCACGATCAAGCGGAAGAAGGCCGCGAACGACGCGAAGCGGTCGAACCAGTACGCGAAGCTGCTGCGCGCGGTCGAGGTCGCGGCGCGCGAGGGCGGCAGCGGCGACGTCGCGGCGAACATGACGCTCGCGTCGGCGGTCGAGAAGGCCAAGAGCTTCTCGGTGCCGACCGAGAATATCGAGCGCGCGATCAAGCGGGGCACCGGGGCCGACGACTCCGGCGCTCGTTACGACGAGATCAGCTACGAGGGGTACGCCGCCGGCGGCATCGCGCTCTATGTGGAGGCGCTCACCGACAACCGCAACCGTACGGCCCAGGAGGTCCGCCATGCGTTCACCCGTCACGGTGGGAACCTGGGGGAGACGGGCTCGACCGCGTGGATGTTCACTCGCAGGGGCGTCGTGGTGGTCGAGAAGGACCGGGCGCCCGACGAGGAGCGGCTCCTCGAGCTCGCCCTGGAAGGCGGCGCCGAGGATCTGCGCGACTCCGAGAGCTCGTGGGACATCATCAGCGATCCGGTCGCGTTCAAGGACGTCCGCGACTCGTTGGAAGCCGCCGGCGTCGAGGTGTTCTCAGCCGAGATCTCGATGGTGCCGCAGTCCACGATCCCCGTCGACGGCGGGGAGGCGAAGCAGGTGCTGAACCTGATCGAGGCGCTCGAAGAACTCGACGACGTGCAGAACGTTTACGCGAACTTCGACATCCCCGAAGAGGTCATGGCTTCGCTCTGA
- a CDS encoding crossover junction endodeoxyribonuclease RuvC, whose product MFDSCVLGVDPGVAKLGLAAVARDGRRPILLWADTVTTGADVPEAERLWAVAEAVRTAITTHAPLSLAVERVAFNRNQVSALTVARATGAVMVVAVEAGIDIEEYSPTEVKSAVTGMGNADKAQVRHALVRVHGLRDLPTKPDAVDAAAIALTHLVGARLKAATRAGGAR is encoded by the coding sequence ATGTTCGATTCCTGCGTACTCGGCGTGGACCCCGGCGTGGCGAAGCTCGGCCTCGCCGCGGTCGCCCGTGATGGTCGACGACCCATCTTGCTCTGGGCCGATACCGTGACGACCGGTGCCGACGTGCCCGAGGCGGAGCGGCTGTGGGCCGTGGCCGAAGCCGTGCGCACGGCGATCACAACCCATGCACCGCTGAGCCTCGCAGTGGAGCGCGTGGCGTTCAATCGGAATCAGGTGAGCGCTCTGACCGTTGCCCGCGCGACCGGCGCGGTGATGGTGGTCGCCGTCGAGGCAGGGATCGACATCGAGGAGTACAGCCCGACGGAGGTGAAGAGCGCCGTCACCGGCATGGGCAACGCCGACAAGGCTCAGGTACGCCACGCGCTCGTGCGCGTGCACGGCTTGCGCGATCTGCCGACGAAGCCCGATGCCGTGGACGCAGCCGCGATCGCGTTGACGCATCTGGTGGGGGCTCGGCTGAAGGCGGCCACGCGCGCTGGAGGCGCCCGATGA
- the ruvA gene encoding Holliday junction branch migration protein RuvA yields MISFLEGEVVHKGATSVVLAVGGVGYDVSVPTSVVSRLPAVGKAARVHTRMVVRDDSMTLYGFSTTDERELFDLLTGVTGVGPKVGLSFLSALSADALRRAVIAGDADALTVVPGVGTRVAQRVVVDLRDRLGGESELPSEGGPIVDVREALVSLGLTPHEAAEATRDVDADGRELDDMLREALQKVGR; encoded by the coding sequence ATGATCTCGTTCCTCGAAGGCGAGGTCGTCCACAAGGGAGCCACGAGCGTGGTGCTCGCGGTCGGCGGCGTCGGCTACGACGTCTCGGTGCCGACCTCCGTCGTGAGCCGGCTCCCCGCCGTTGGGAAGGCCGCGCGCGTGCACACCCGCATGGTGGTCCGCGACGACTCGATGACCCTGTACGGATTCTCCACGACCGACGAACGTGAGCTCTTCGATCTGCTCACGGGCGTGACCGGCGTCGGCCCCAAGGTCGGTCTGTCCTTCCTGTCAGCGCTCTCCGCCGATGCGCTCCGACGCGCCGTGATCGCCGGCGACGCCGACGCCCTCACGGTCGTACCGGGCGTCGGCACGAGGGTCGCGCAGCGCGTCGTCGTGGACCTGCGCGACCGGCTCGGTGGAGAGTCCGAGCTCCCGAGCGAAGGCGGACCGATCGTCGACGTGCGCGAGGCGCTCGTCTCGCTCGGCCTGACGCCGCACGAGGCCGCGGAGGCGACCCGCGACGTCGACGCCGACGGGCGCGAACTCGATGACATGCTCCGCGAGGCGCTGCAGAAGGTCGGCCGATAG
- the ruvB gene encoding Holliday junction branch migration DNA helicase RuvB translates to MDDDRLIEAAVVDPEDREFDVALRPTSLTDFVGQDRVKEQLQLLIDGARRRGEPVDHLLFSGPPGLGKTTLAQIVANAMGAGFQPTSGPALDRPSDLAAILTNLEDGDVLFVDEVHRMPRPVEEVLYPALEDFVLDVVLGKGPTARSIRLELPKFTLVAATTRPGRITLPLRERFGFSPRLDYYPVDDLSRIVGRSAGILEVRLDEQGAAEIARRSRGTPRIGNRLLRRVRDFAEVRHDGAITGEVARAGLEVFEVDEEGLDRLDHAILQAIVQRFGGGPVGLSTLAASVGEEPDTVEDVVEPYLLQLGFLHRTPRGRVATERAYHHLGTQPPGTLPL, encoded by the coding sequence GTGGACGACGATCGCCTGATCGAGGCCGCCGTCGTCGATCCGGAGGATCGCGAGTTCGACGTCGCTTTGCGGCCGACGTCGCTCACCGACTTCGTTGGGCAGGACCGCGTGAAGGAGCAGCTCCAACTGCTGATCGACGGTGCCCGGCGCCGCGGCGAGCCCGTCGACCACCTGCTCTTCAGCGGCCCGCCGGGGCTCGGCAAGACCACGCTCGCCCAGATCGTCGCGAACGCGATGGGGGCGGGGTTCCAACCCACGAGCGGGCCCGCCCTCGACCGCCCGAGCGATCTGGCCGCGATCCTCACGAACCTCGAGGACGGCGACGTTCTCTTCGTCGACGAGGTCCACCGCATGCCGAGGCCGGTCGAGGAGGTCCTGTACCCGGCGCTCGAGGACTTTGTGCTCGACGTCGTGCTCGGCAAGGGTCCGACCGCCAGGTCGATCCGGCTCGAGCTCCCGAAGTTCACGCTCGTCGCCGCCACGACACGGCCCGGGCGCATCACGCTTCCGCTCCGGGAGCGCTTCGGGTTCTCACCTCGGCTCGACTACTACCCGGTCGACGATCTCTCGCGCATCGTCGGGCGGTCCGCGGGCATCCTGGAGGTGCGGCTCGACGAGCAGGGTGCGGCCGAGATCGCTCGTCGCTCGCGTGGCACGCCCCGCATCGGGAACCGGCTGCTCCGCCGCGTGCGAGACTTCGCCGAGGTGCGTCACGACGGCGCGATCACGGGCGAGGTTGCCCGGGCCGGCCTCGAGGTGTTCGAGGTCGACGAGGAAGGGCTTGACCGTCTCGACCACGCGATCCTGCAGGCGATCGTGCAGCGTTTCGGCGGCGGTCCGGTCGGGCTCTCGACCCTCGCCGCCTCGGTCGGTGAGGAGCCCGACACGGTCGAGGACGTGGTCGAGCCGTACCTGCTCCAGCTCGGATTCCTGCATCGCACGCCGCGGGGTCGCGTCGCGACCGAGCGTGCATATCACCACCTGGGCACCCAGCCGCCGGGCACGCTACCGCTCTAG
- the yajC gene encoding preprotein translocase subunit YajC, whose amino-acid sequence MFELLAQESSGGGSLVAFLPLLLMGVIFYFLLIRPQQRRARAQRELLSSVEVGDEVVTTSGMFGTVIDIDEEDDILTLEIAPGTRVRILRAGIGRIVVDEAIEGDAPDGQDGPFQQT is encoded by the coding sequence ATGTTCGAACTCCTCGCCCAGGAATCATCGGGAGGCGGCAGCCTGGTCGCGTTCCTGCCGCTGCTGCTGATGGGCGTCATCTTCTACTTCCTGCTCATCCGGCCGCAGCAACGGCGAGCCCGCGCGCAGCGGGAGCTGCTGAGCAGCGTGGAGGTCGGTGACGAGGTCGTCACCACCTCCGGCATGTTCGGCACCGTGATCGACATCGACGAGGAGGACGACATCCTGACGCTCGAGATCGCCCCCGGAACGCGCGTGCGCATCCTGCGAGCGGGCATCGGTCGCATCGTCGTCGACGAGGCGATCGAGGGAGACGCGCCCGACGGCCAGGACGGGCCGTTCCAGCAGACGTGA
- a CDS encoding HD domain-containing protein: protein MIGEPDPADGVVSGETSDASTVVASDTTPEPAPLPVEPVPPTGVDVATITLEDVQANEELSRFIASADRVMDAMGFTEHGFRHANLVARISYQVLSRLGYGERDATLACVAGYLHDVGNALARDAHGQTGAVLVHHALRDSVAAADLMPIIAAIANHEETEGTAVSPISAAVILADKSDVHRSRVRTTGQIDLDIHDRVNYAVEQSFLRVDSAARTVSLELTIDTGISQVMEYFEIFLGRMQLCRVAAEHLDARFRLVVNGAELA, encoded by the coding sequence GTGATCGGCGAGCCAGATCCGGCGGACGGCGTCGTGTCGGGAGAGACGAGCGACGCATCGACGGTCGTCGCGTCCGACACGACGCCTGAGCCCGCCCCCTTGCCCGTCGAGCCGGTGCCGCCGACCGGCGTCGACGTCGCGACGATCACCCTCGAGGACGTCCAAGCCAACGAGGAGCTTTCGCGTTTCATCGCATCGGCCGACCGCGTGATGGACGCGATGGGGTTCACCGAGCACGGCTTCCGCCACGCCAACCTCGTGGCGCGCATCTCCTATCAGGTGCTCTCACGGCTGGGCTACGGCGAGCGTGACGCGACCCTCGCCTGCGTGGCGGGGTACCTGCACGACGTCGGGAACGCCCTCGCCCGGGACGCACACGGCCAGACAGGCGCCGTCCTCGTGCACCACGCGCTCCGAGACTCCGTGGCCGCGGCCGACCTGATGCCGATCATCGCCGCGATCGCCAACCACGAGGAGACGGAGGGCACCGCGGTGTCGCCGATCTCCGCGGCGGTGATCCTGGCCGACAAATCCGACGTGCATCGCAGCCGCGTGCGGACCACCGGACAGATCGATCTCGACATCCACGACCGGGTCAACTACGCCGTGGAACAGTCGTTCCTTCGGGTAGACTCCGCTGCCCGCACCGTCAGCCTCGAGCTGACGATCGACACGGGCATCAGTCAGGTCATGGAGTACTTCGAGATCTTCCTCGGACGGATGCAGCTCTGCCGCGTCGCGGCCGAGCACCTCGATGCTCGCTTCCGCCTGGTCGTGAACGGGGCGGAACTGGCGTGA